AATTCATATAAAGCAAAAGTCGTGATTATAGCAACTGGCGCCGAAACTGTGTGGTTGGGAGTTCCTGGTGAACAAAAATTAATTGGCCGCGGTGTTTCTTCTTGTGCTCCCTGCGATGCACCGTTTTTTAAAAATAAAAAAGTCGCAGTAGTTGGTGGAGGAGATTCAGCAATGGAAGAAGCCTTAGTTTTAGAAAAAGTTGCAAGCGAAGTAACAATTCTTTGTAGAAAAGATGTTTTTCGTGCATCAAAAATAATGCAGGAAAAAGTTTTAAAAAATCCAAAAATAAAAGTGATGTTTAATACAGAAATTAAAGAAATGGTAGGAGATCAAAAACTGGAAAAATTAATTTTAAACAACGGAGAGTTAGTAGTTGATGGAGTTTTTGTAGCAATCGGTCATTCGCCGTCATCCAATATTTTCCAAGGAAAAATTGAATTAGATGAAAAAGGTTTTATAAAAATGTTTGAAAAAGATGGATATCACACATTAACTTCTGTTGAGGGAGTTTTTGTTGCAGGCGATGTTCATGATTATCATTATAAGCAAGCAATCACAGCGGCAGGTTTGGGGTGTATGGCTGCTCTTGACGCCTTGAAATATCTCGGCTAAAATGCGCATATGGCTAAGGCAAAACAAAAAGAAACTGTTACTACAAAACAAAACAGTATTTTAGAAAACTTAAAAAAGTTTAATATAAAATCAATTTTAATTGTTGCAGTTATCTTAATGGCATTTGTAATCGGCCGCCTCACTCAAAAAGTTGAAGATCTTACAGGAGTTTCTGCAACAACAAATACTACAGCTACAACAACTGGAACAGGTACAACTGGTACAACCACTCCAACAGTTTCGCTAGATACAATTAAAGGTTTATGGGATAAAAACATCATAAAATTGGGTAATGCAAACTCTAAATTATTATTCGTAGAAGTTGTTGATCCTAGCTGTCCA
The Patescibacteria group bacterium genome window above contains:
- the trxB gene encoding thioredoxin-disulfide reductase, yielding MNEVFDIAVIGSGPAGLTAAIYTTRGSAKTILFAGESWGGQLMLTTLVENYPGFPDGIQGPDLMANMRKQTENVGAKIVNEKVTSVDFSSKPFTINNSYKAKVVIIATGAETVWLGVPGEQKLIGRGVSSCAPCDAPFFKNKKVAVVGGGDSAMEEALVLEKVASEVTILCRKDVFRASKIMQEKVLKNPKIKVMFNTEIKEMVGDQKLEKLILNNGELVVDGVFVAIGHSPSSNIFQGKIELDEKGFIKMFEKDGYHTLTSVEGVFVAGDVHDYHYKQAITAAGLGCMAALDALKYLG